A single genomic interval of Sphaerodactylus townsendi isolate TG3544 linkage group LG08, MPM_Stown_v2.3, whole genome shotgun sequence harbors:
- the LRRC34 gene encoding leucine-rich repeat-containing protein 34 isoform X1 yields the protein MDSFVFPSSSTQVAMEKPLSLDQQYSQACLELQLPENPFIFSIFQEAALDDDILTKNITIKIAGNNRLIPVVKVTDEDFQALAVVFSNNAFLTGLDLRYNRLTDDGAALIGAFLQDNRTLRYLNLMFNDIGTAGAESISKALHRNDTLIYLRMTGNKIDNKGGMHFAAMMQINSTLQKLDLGDCDLGTQSLIAVATVLNHNESIKAINLNRPILYSEEEESTVHLALMLRANSTLVELHLCKHEMKNFGAERLCDALYENRSLRYLDISCNKITRDGVRFLGKLLKLNDSLEILDLNFNRIEDDGAFYLSEALALYNRTLQALAVTNNNITGKGLVALSEAMKTNPVLSYIYIWGNKIDESACVAFADLLQSGRLKPTNTDVDPYVVDGHTYLAELSHGLKRHYYWTPSYGEPDNKDANASLAVAPVDEHL from the exons ATGGACAGCTTTGTGTTCCCATCAAGCTCAACTCAG GTAGCCATGGAGAAACCTCTAAGCCTTGACCAGCAGTATTCTCAAGCCTGCCTAGAACTGCAGCTGCCAGAGAACCCGTTCATATTCAGCATTTTCCAGGAAGCGGCGCTAGATGATGACAT ATTGACCAAAAATATAACTATAAAGATAGCTGGAAATAACCGTCTGATTCCTGTAGTGAAGGTTACAGATGAAGACTTCCAAGCTCTGGCTGTAGTCTTTTCAAACAATGCGTTTCTTACAG GACTGGACCTTCGGTACAACCGGTTAACGGATGATGGCGCAGCCCTCATAGGTGCTTTCCTTCAG GACAATCGGACCCTGCGATACCTCAACCTGATGTTTAATGACATTGGTACTGCTGGAGCAGAATCCATATCTAAAGCACTGCAT AGGAATGACACTCTGATATACCTAAGAATGACTGGCAACAAGATCGACAACAAAGGAGGGATGCACTTTGCAGCGATGATGCAGATCAATTCAACCCTGCAGAAGTTAGATCTCGGAGACTGTGATCTG ggaacgCAGAGTCTGATCGCGGTGGCCACTGTTTTGAATCACAACGAATCTATCAAAGCCATAAACCTGAACCGCCCGATACTATACAGTGAAGAG GAAGAATCCACAGTCCACCTCGCCCTGATGTTGCGAGCCAACAGCACTCTGGTTGAACTGCATTTGTGTAAGCATGAAATGAAGAATTTTGGCGCTGAACGCTTGTGTGATGCACTGTATGAAAACCGCAGCCTGCGGTATCTTGACATCAGCTG TAATAAAATTACTCGAGACGGAGTCAGATTTCTGGGGAAGCTGTTAAAGCTGAACGACAGCCTGGAAATCCTGGATCTCAATTTTAACAGGATAGAAGACGATGGAGCTTTCTACCTTAGCGAGGCGCTTGCTTTGTACAACCGGACACTTCAAGC GTTAGCAGTGACAAACAACAACATAACTGGGAAAGGGCTTGTGGCACTTTCTGAGGCAatgaaaacaaatccagtactTTCCTATATCTACATTTGGGGCAACAAGATTGATGAGTCTGCATGTGTG GCATTTGCAGATCTACTTCAAAGCGGCCGCCTGAAGCCAACCAACACTGACGTTGACCCGTATGTAGTGGACGGGCACACGTACCTCGCCGAGCTCTCCCATGGCCTCAAGAGACATTACTATTGGACACCGAGCTATGGAGAACCCGATAACAAGGATGCCAATGCCTCTCTAGCCGTAGCGCCTGTGGACGAGCATTTGTGA
- the LRRC34 gene encoding leucine-rich repeat-containing protein 34 isoform X2, with translation MEKPLSLDQQYSQACLELQLPENPFIFSIFQEAALDDDILTKNITIKIAGNNRLIPVVKVTDEDFQALAVVFSNNAFLTGLDLRYNRLTDDGAALIGAFLQDNRTLRYLNLMFNDIGTAGAESISKALHRNDTLIYLRMTGNKIDNKGGMHFAAMMQINSTLQKLDLGDCDLGTQSLIAVATVLNHNESIKAINLNRPILYSEEEESTVHLALMLRANSTLVELHLCKHEMKNFGAERLCDALYENRSLRYLDISCNKITRDGVRFLGKLLKLNDSLEILDLNFNRIEDDGAFYLSEALALYNRTLQALAVTNNNITGKGLVALSEAMKTNPVLSYIYIWGNKIDESACVAFADLLQSGRLKPTNTDVDPYVVDGHTYLAELSHGLKRHYYWTPSYGEPDNKDANASLAVAPVDEHL, from the exons ATGGAGAAACCTCTAAGCCTTGACCAGCAGTATTCTCAAGCCTGCCTAGAACTGCAGCTGCCAGAGAACCCGTTCATATTCAGCATTTTCCAGGAAGCGGCGCTAGATGATGACAT ATTGACCAAAAATATAACTATAAAGATAGCTGGAAATAACCGTCTGATTCCTGTAGTGAAGGTTACAGATGAAGACTTCCAAGCTCTGGCTGTAGTCTTTTCAAACAATGCGTTTCTTACAG GACTGGACCTTCGGTACAACCGGTTAACGGATGATGGCGCAGCCCTCATAGGTGCTTTCCTTCAG GACAATCGGACCCTGCGATACCTCAACCTGATGTTTAATGACATTGGTACTGCTGGAGCAGAATCCATATCTAAAGCACTGCAT AGGAATGACACTCTGATATACCTAAGAATGACTGGCAACAAGATCGACAACAAAGGAGGGATGCACTTTGCAGCGATGATGCAGATCAATTCAACCCTGCAGAAGTTAGATCTCGGAGACTGTGATCTG ggaacgCAGAGTCTGATCGCGGTGGCCACTGTTTTGAATCACAACGAATCTATCAAAGCCATAAACCTGAACCGCCCGATACTATACAGTGAAGAG GAAGAATCCACAGTCCACCTCGCCCTGATGTTGCGAGCCAACAGCACTCTGGTTGAACTGCATTTGTGTAAGCATGAAATGAAGAATTTTGGCGCTGAACGCTTGTGTGATGCACTGTATGAAAACCGCAGCCTGCGGTATCTTGACATCAGCTG TAATAAAATTACTCGAGACGGAGTCAGATTTCTGGGGAAGCTGTTAAAGCTGAACGACAGCCTGGAAATCCTGGATCTCAATTTTAACAGGATAGAAGACGATGGAGCTTTCTACCTTAGCGAGGCGCTTGCTTTGTACAACCGGACACTTCAAGC GTTAGCAGTGACAAACAACAACATAACTGGGAAAGGGCTTGTGGCACTTTCTGAGGCAatgaaaacaaatccagtactTTCCTATATCTACATTTGGGGCAACAAGATTGATGAGTCTGCATGTGTG GCATTTGCAGATCTACTTCAAAGCGGCCGCCTGAAGCCAACCAACACTGACGTTGACCCGTATGTAGTGGACGGGCACACGTACCTCGCCGAGCTCTCCCATGGCCTCAAGAGACATTACTATTGGACACCGAGCTATGGAGAACCCGATAACAAGGATGCCAATGCCTCTCTAGCCGTAGCGCCTGTGGACGAGCATTTGTGA